The nucleotide sequence CCGGATCCGGAAAACTGATGGCAACGGGTAGATTGTTTTTTATTTTCAAACGAAGAGAACCTGAAGCAATTTTTACAAACTCAAATTCCGAAAATATTGCAAGTTGCTGCATGAACGATGTATCGCGCGCGGGAAGCGTCATCGTATCGGGAAACGGAGGAGGAGGCGCAGGAATAGTATCGAAAATTTTTATTGTGTTGGAAATTTCTCCGGGCGTTTGCACTCGAAACGACCCAATCTGCATTTCAATTGGCGGCGTAGATTCCGGATGAATGATTAGAGCATCGCCAACGGTGGATGGATTGGCTGGCGAAGAAGTCTTGTATAAAATTTCTTTCGTCGCACTGTCAATTTTTATGACGCTTGAATCTTTCGTAATTAAATCTGCTAATGTATAACTCGTGTCCATTATCGGAAGAGTCAATTGCGTATCCCATTGCGGAGCGATGGGCTCATCAAATTTGGGCAAACATTGAAACGAAATGAATGCAGAAATGACAATAATAATTGTTGGATACATACGTTTCATAAAATCGTTTTATATAATGAAAAAAACTTGTGAAGAATATATCTTAATCGTTTCTGAAAATCAAGATAAATTGAAAGAAAACTTTCGGTGAAAATACGTTTAGCGTTTTTGGAAAAAATTATTTCCAATGATTCAAATCAATTTCCTTGAAGATTGGAATGCATTTTTCGTACGAACGTAATAACGTATTCGTTTCGTCGGAAAGCGTTTCTCCTGCGAGAATTTTTTTTGCCATCACTATCAGCGAATTGAAATTACTATAATGCTTGAGCAACCGTTCTTCGGAATAATCTTTCGCCGATTTTTGCGTTATCAAAAACTGCCAATCGGATGCTTCCAGTATCAGCAACTCACGCGCCGCTTGTTGCAAAATTCGTTCCAATAAATTATTGAAATGCAAAAAATGCTCTTTCAATACGTTGCGAAACATTTGCTCCGCATCATACACCATTTTCCACGTCCACTCAGTTTTATCGTTTAACCACACGGAATGATTTCCGTTTTCTCCCCACGAACCTTCCGGAAGCGCGATAACTTCTGCGGCAGAAATCCCTTGCAATACTTCGCTTACTGTGTGTACGTTCGCCAATTGCTGTTGTTCGAGTTCTTGAAAAACTTTTTTCAAAAACTTAGGTCCTTCGAACCACCAATGCCCGAAAAGTTCAGCATCGTACGGTGCGCAAACGGTTCCTTGTTTTCCGGTTTTCTCAAAATGTTTTTGAAGAACATCAGTGACAGTACTAACAAAATGAATTGCTTGTGCGTTAACGTGTTCAACGGTTTTTTCTTGCGAATACAATTGTTTTTTACCTAAATCAAGTTTTGAATCTGTTACGCTCCAATACCGATGCCCGCCGGGGAAATTTTTTTTGTGAAATTCTAAATATGTCGGATTTCCTGGATATCCCATAATACCGCTCCAAACTTGCGTTGCGGTATTTGGTTCTCGAGTGAACAAGGCTATTTTTTTACCGCTTCCTAATTGCGATTGAACATAATATACTTCCAACGGACTTTTTGTGTCGGGAAAAATATCTTGTCCATCATCAATCGTATAGTTCCAATCATTGTTGTCATTTTTCTTTTGATGAAATCCGGTTGTGATACCGCCGTTTATCATTGCCGAAGTGGTAAAAAAATATTCTATTCCTTCTTCAGCAAGAAATTCTTCTATTCCTTTTCGTTCGTATTCTTCGACGGAAGAAAGCACGGGATTTTTCCAACGATAATGCGGACGATACGCACATTCGGGAAGCCACATTCCTTTCGGTGTATCGTCAAAATATTGTTTGTAAAGTGAGATTGCGATGGAAATTTGTGCGCGGATATTTTCATCAAATCTTGCGAGCGGTAAATATAAATGTGTTGCTGCTGTTGTGATAAGTTCCAGAACTCCGGCATCGCGCAAACGTTTGAATTGTTTAAGGATATTTTTTTCGTAGCGGTGAAGAAATAGATGCTTGATGTTTGAGTAATGGTCAATCCAAAACTGTGCAGTTGCTTGTCGAACTTTTTCTCCAAGTTTCAAAAAATATCGTTCGTCAAGTCGCGCCGCAAGAATGCGCTGATTGAGATGAAGAACGAAATTCTCCTGAAAATGAGTGTGCGACAATTGTTCTGCAAGTACAGGCGATATACTGATTGTTGCTTTCGGATGATATCCTTCTTCGAGAAGTTCATCGAAATGTTGCAACAACGGAATATATGTTCCGGCAACGGCTTCGTGTATCCAATCCATTCCGTGAGGCCATGTTCCATGATACAGAACATACGGAAGATGCGCATGGAGAACTAAACAGAAATTACGGTGCAATGAAAAAAAAGTTTCGTGGTTACAAAAAAAGTACGAAGCGAAAAAGTGATGCTCGAGTTCGCTTTATAGTGTTGGTATTCCCCAATTCAAAGTTCAGATACTGAGTGTTCTAATGAATTTTTTCGTTGCTGGTTGGAGGCATAAAACCAAATCCTCCGCTTGGTCCTTCACCCTGAATTTTGATATCGCCGAAACGTTTTTCGTACTTGTCAATATTATCTCTCAATGCACTCATTAAAAATTTTGCGTGTTGTGGCGTCATTATTAAACGTGCGTGAACTTTTGCTTTCGGAACTCCGGGAAGTACGCGAGTAAAATCAATAATAAATTCTGCGGGCGAGTGTGTAATAATTGCGAGATTGGAATAAATTCCTTCTGCTTCTTTTTCTGAAAGTTCGATGTTAATTTGTTGTGGCTGATTTTGTTCGTTCATAATGTATTGATGTGAATGAATAGTTAATCATTTTATTTTTTCAGTGCATCCGCTTTGTCGTAAGCAACTTTTCCACGCTTATCGTTACCATCTGCGATAACGTATGCAGTTCCCAAATTTGTCCATGCTCCTGCATTGTTGGGATTTTTCGATGTGAAGATTTCAAAATATTCAATTGCTTTTCGTATTGTTGATTTAAATGTTGTGTCAAGTACCGCATCTGTTTTTTTGCTTTCACCAAATTTCTTTCGGGCTTCTTCTTGAAGTTTCATTCCGATTTTCAATGTTACTTCGCCTGCGGCAAGATATCCATCTTCCCATTCGGGGTCAATGCGAATAATTTCTGTAAATTGGTTTTGTGCTTCATCAAGTTTGTTTGCTTTCATCAACAAAAATCCGAAGTTCCAACGATATAATTTATGGTTTGGGTCTTTATTCACTGCATTTCCGTACGATTTCATTGCCGTTGCCGTATCTCCTGTTTCCAAATACGAAGTGATAAGAATATCATCATAGTATGCCTGCGATTCGTTGTCTTCTGTTTGCATGTTCCAATTTTTTACATCAGCAAGAATTTTGATCGTTTGAAAAAATTCATGATTTGCTTTTTCGTTTTCTGAGTTCGAACGTAATTTTGACGCTTCGGTAAAATGTTCGCGAGCAATATCGTAAGCAAGTCCAATATTTTTTTGCTTTGAAAGTGCGATATTCCACATTTGTAATGCGCTATCGCGTTTACCTATGGTGAGATATGTTGTTCCTAAATTTCTGTATGTAAGCATGCTATCGGGATTAATCAGAAGTGCATTTTGAAAACTTCTGATAGCAAGTTCCTTGTAAATGGAAACCGAATCTCCCGTTATTTGCAGCGAGCGATTTGAATATGCTGCGCCTTCATTTAAAACGTTTCCCCACGAGCCAAGTCGAAACTGTGCAATTTCTTTCGAATGAATAGTTCCAACTTCTGATGCATTTTGCAATGCCATAATCATTCCCGAATAATTCCGCAGTTCCCATTGAATTTTTCCAAGCATAAACCAAGCGTCTTCATTTTTTGGGTTGTTGTGTACTTCTTTTTCCAGCAATTCTTTTGCGTGTGTATAATTTTTTTGCTGAACTGCAAGTTTTGCTCCTTCCATTTCGGGTGAACCACACTGAAATCCTGTAAAAACAAGAATGGAGAACAGAATGATAAGAATGCTATTGATAAATGTAGAGAAACGCATATTGTAATTTTTTTTAAAAAAAAGCGGGACAAATATAGATAAGTTCAAAACGAGAAACAAAGGAATCCATTTTTAAACAGCGAATACAAATGACTTTACACGAATGAAACTTCGTATATTCTTGCCAAAATTTTTTGAAATGATTCACGTAGCAGTAGGAATAATTGAAAAGAGCGACAGGGTGTTGTTGTGTCAGCGAAAACGAAGTTCGCGTTATGCGTTGAAGTGGGAATTTCCCGGCGGAAAAATG is from Ignavibacteria bacterium and encodes:
- a CDS encoding DUF3467 domain-containing protein; the encoded protein is MNEQNQPQQINIELSEKEAEGIYSNLAIITHSPAEFIIDFTRVLPGVPKAKVHARLIMTPQHAKFLMSALRDNIDKYEKRFGDIKIQGEGPSGGFGFMPPTSNEKIH
- a CDS encoding DUF1957 domain-containing protein translates to MHRNFCLVLHAHLPYVLYHGTWPHGMDWIHEAVAGTYIPLLQHFDELLEEGYHPKATISISPVLAEQLSHTHFQENFVLHLNQRILAARLDERYFLKLGEKVRQATAQFWIDHYSNIKHLFLHRYEKNILKQFKRLRDAGVLELITTAATHLYLPLARFDENIRAQISIAISLYKQYFDDTPKGMWLPECAYRPHYRWKNPVLSSVEEYERKGIEEFLAEEGIEYFFTTSAMINGGITTGFHQKKNDNNDWNYTIDDGQDIFPDTKSPLEVYYVQSQLGSGKKIALFTREPNTATQVWSGIMGYPGNPTYLEFHKKNFPGGHRYWSVTDSKLDLGKKQLYSQEKTVEHVNAQAIHFVSTVTDVLQKHFEKTGKQGTVCAPYDAELFGHWWFEGPKFLKKVFQELEQQQLANVHTVSEVLQGISAAEVIALPEGSWGENGNHSVWLNDKTEWTWKMVYDAEQMFRNVLKEHFLHFNNLLERILQQAARELLILEASDWQFLITQKSAKDYSEERLLKHYSNFNSLIVMAKKILAGETLSDETNTLLRSYEKCIPIFKEIDLNHWK
- a CDS encoding tetratricopeptide repeat protein, whose protein sequence is MRFSTFINSILIILFSILVFTGFQCGSPEMEGAKLAVQQKNYTHAKELLEKEVHNNPKNEDAWFMLGKIQWELRNYSGMIMALQNASEVGTIHSKEIAQFRLGSWGNVLNEGAAYSNRSLQITGDSVSIYKELAIRSFQNALLINPDSMLTYRNLGTTYLTIGKRDSALQMWNIALSKQKNIGLAYDIAREHFTEASKLRSNSENEKANHEFFQTIKILADVKNWNMQTEDNESQAYYDDILITSYLETGDTATAMKSYGNAVNKDPNHKLYRWNFGFLLMKANKLDEAQNQFTEIIRIDPEWEDGYLAAGEVTLKIGMKLQEEARKKFGESKKTDAVLDTTFKSTIRKAIEYFEIFTSKNPNNAGAWTNLGTAYVIADGNDKRGKVAYDKADALKK